The following proteins come from a genomic window of Puntigrus tetrazona isolate hp1 chromosome 15, ASM1883169v1, whole genome shotgun sequence:
- the get1 gene encoding guided entry of tail-anchored proteins factor 1, with the protein MAAGFNWFLVLSSVFLCNLVKTLLPSISSFLSKIFQKDADQETEMRTEIQNMKMELSSISMMDEFARYARLERKINKMTDQLKTLVKSRTAQQAKMKWIVNIVFYILQAALMISLILKYYADPVTVVPSKWIAPLERLVAFPSGIAGGVGITCWLVVCNKVVAIILHAVS; encoded by the exons atggctGCCGGGTTTAACTGGTTCCTTGTACTAAGCTCTGTATTTCTTTGCAACCTCGTCAAAACATTGCTGCCGTCTATTTCTTCATTT CTGTCAAAGATCTTCCAGAAGGATGCTGATCAGGAGACGGAGATGAGGACAGAGATCCAAAACATGAAGATGGAGCTGTCCAGCATCAGTATGATGGACGAGTTTGCCAGATACGCTAGACTGGAACGCAAGATCAACAAGATGACCGATCAACTTAAGACACTtg tcaaaTCAAGAACTGCACAGCAGGCAAAAATGAAGTGGattgtaaatattgtattttacattCTTCAG GCGGCCCTCATGATCTCACTCATATTGAAGTACTATGCAGACCCGGTCACAGTGGTGCCCAGTAAATGGATTGCTCCACTGGAGAGACTAGTAGCCTTTCCTTCTGGAATTGCAG GTGGTGTTGGGATCACATGCTGGCTAGTTGTTTGCAACAAGGTTGTGGCCATCATTCTACATGCTGTTAGTTAA